In one window of Camelina sativa cultivar DH55 chromosome 15, Cs, whole genome shotgun sequence DNA:
- the LOC104744396 gene encoding NADP-dependent alkenal double bond reductase P1-like, producing MATTATNKQVILRDYVTGFPKESDLIFTDSTIDLKIPAGSKTVLVKILYLSCDPYMRIRMGKPDPGTAALAQGYTPGEPINGFSVSKVIDSGHPDYKKGDLLWGLVGWGEYSVITPNFSHFKIQHTDVPLSYYTGLLGMPGMTAYAGFYEICAPKKGETVFVSAASGAVGQLVGQFAKIMGCYVVGSAGSKEKVDLLKNKFGFDEAFNYKEEQDLNAALKRCFPEGIDVYFENVGGKMLDAVLLNMKLHGRIAVCGMISQYNLEDQEGVHNLATVIYKRIRIQGFVVADYFDKYLKFLDFVLPYIREGKITYVEDVVEGLENGPSALLGLFHGKNVGKQLIVVARE from the exons ATGGCAACCACAGCGACCAACAAGCAGGTCATATTGCGAGATTACGTCACCGGTTTCCCCAAGGAATCTGACCTTATCTTCACCGACTCCACCATCGATCTAAAGATACCTGCGGGATCCAAGACGGTATTGGTGAAGATTCTCTACCTTTCTTGCGATCCTTACATGCGCATTCGCATGGGAAAGCCTGATCCCGGCACTGCTGCGCTAGCTCAAGGTTACACTCCCGGTGAG CCAATCAATGGGTTTTCAGTGTCTAAAGTGATAGACTCTGGGCACCCGGATTACAAAAAAGGAGATTTACTTTGGGGATTAGTTGGATGGGGGGAGTACAGTGTTATAACTCCAAATTTTTCACATTTCAAGATCCAACACACCGATGTTCCGTTATCCTACTACACTGGACTTCTCG GTATGCCCGGTATGACTGCCTATGCTGGGTTTTATGAAATCTGTGCTCCTAAGAAAGGAGAAACCGTGTTCGTGTCAGCTGCATCTGGTGCAGTTGGTCAGCTCGTGGGACAATTTGCAAAGATTATGGGTTGCTATGTCGTTGGAAGTGCAGGCAGCAAGGAAAAG GTTGATCTTCTCAAGAACAAGTTCGGTTTTGATGAAGCTTTCAACTATAAAGAAGAGCAAGACCTTAATGCTGCCCTGAAGAG GTGTTTCCCTGAAGGAATCGACGTATACTTTGAGAATGTAGGAGGCAAAATGCTAGACGCAGTGCTCCTAAACATGAAGTTACACGGCCGTATCGCAGTATGTGGTATGATCTCGCAGTACAACCTGGAGGACCAAGAAGGTGTACACAACCTAGCAACTGTAATCTACAAGCGGATTCGGATTCAAGGGTTTGTGGTCGCTGACTACTTCGACAAATACTTGAAGTTCCTGGATTTTGTGCTTCCCTATATAAGAGAAGGGAAGATAACTTATGTTGAGGATGTAGTTGAAGGACTCGAGAACGGACCTTC